The following proteins are co-located in the Mus pahari chromosome 14, PAHARI_EIJ_v1.1, whole genome shotgun sequence genome:
- the Kcnab3 gene encoding voltage-gated potassium channel subunit beta-3, with product MQVSIACTEQNLRSRSSEDRLCGPRPGPGGGNGGPVGGGHGNPPGGGGSSSKSRAAVVPRPPAPAGALRESTGRGTGMKYRNLGKSGLRVSCLGLGTWVTFGSQISDETAEDLLTVAYEHGINLFDTAEVYSAGKAERTLGNILKSKGWRRSSYVITTKIFWGGQAETERGLSRKHIIEGLQGSLDRLQLEYVDIVFANRSDPNSPMEEIVRAMTYVINQGLALYWGTSRWSAAEIMEAYSMARQFNLIPPVCEQAENHFFQREKVEMQLPELYHKIGVGSVTWSPLACGLITSKYDGRVPDTCKATVKGYQWLKEKVQSEEGKKQQARVMDLLPTAHQLGCTVAQLAIAWCLRSEGVSSVLLGVSSAEQLMEHLGSLQVLSQLTPQTVVEIDALLGNKSHSKK from the exons ATGCAGGTGTCTATCGCGTGTACCGAGCAGAACCTTCGCAGCCGGAGCAGTGAGGACCGTCTCTGTGGACCCCGGCCCGGTCCTGGGGGCGGTAATGGAGGGCCAGTGGGCGGAGGGCATGGGAACCCTCCGGGGGGTGGAGGATCGAGCTCGAAGTCACGAGCTGCAGTGGTCCCCAGACCCCCAGCACCTGCTGGGGCCCTTCGAGAGAGCACCGGCCGAGGCACTGGCATGAAATACAG GAACCTAGGAAAGTCTGGACTCCGGGTGTCCTGTCTTGGCCTTG GTACCTGGGTCACATTTGGCTCTCAGATCTCAGATGAG ACAGCAGAAGATCTCCTGACAGTCGCCTATGAGCACGGCATAAACCTGTTTGACACTGCTGAAGTGTACTCGGCAGGAAA GGCTGAAAGAACCCTTGGCAATATTCTCAAGAGCAAAGGCTGGAG gAGATCAAGCTATGTTATCACCACCAAAATTTTTTGGGGCGGACA GGCAGAAACTGAGCGTGGCTTGAGTCGCAAACACATCATTGAAG gcTTGCAAGGATCCCTGGACCGCCTCCAACTGGAATATGTTGACATAGTATTCGCCAATCGTTCAGACCCTAACAGTCCTATGGAGG AGATTGTGAGAGCCATGACCTATGTCATCAACCAGGGCCTGGCCCTATACTGGGGGACATCCAGATGGAGTGCTGCAGAAATCAtg GAGGCCTACTCCATGGCCAGACAGTTCAATCTGATCCCTCCTGTGTGCGAACAAGCGGAGAACCACTTCTTTCAGAGGGAGAAGGTGGAGATGCAGCTGCCTGAGCTCTACCACAAAATTG GTGTTGGCTCAGTCACTTGGTCCCCCCTGGCGTGTGGCCTCATTACTAGCAAGTATGATGGGCGAGTTCCGGATACTTGCAAAGCCACTGTCAAG GGCTACCAGTGGCTCAAAGAAAAAGTGCAGAGTGAGGAAGGCAAGAAGCAACAAGCCAGAGTGATGGATCTTCTCCCCACTGCTCACCAGCTAGGCTGCACCGTGGCCCAACTAGCAATAG CCTGGTGTCTCCGAAGCGAGGGTGTCAGCTCAGTTTTACTGGGGGTGTCCAGTGCAGAGCAGCTGATGGAACATCTGGGCTCCCTACAG GTGCTGAGTCAGCTGACGCCGCAAACGGTGGTGGAAATAGATGCGCTCTTGGGGAACAAATCGCATTCCAAGAAATAG
- the Trappc1 gene encoding trafficking protein particle complex subunit 1: MTVHNLYLFDRNGVCLHYSEWHRKKQAGIPKEEEYKLMYGMLFSIRSFVSKMSPLDMKDGFLSFQTSRYKLHYYETPTGIKVVMNTDLGVGPIRDVLHHIYSALYVEFVVKNPLCPLGQTVQSELFRSRLDSYVRSLPFFSARAG, encoded by the exons ATGACTGTCCACAATCTGTACCTTTTTGACCGGAATGGAGTGTGTCTGCACTACAGCGAGTGGCACCGCAAGAAGCAAGCAGGGATCCCTAAGGAAGAG GAGTACAAGCTGATGTACGGGATGCTCTTCTCCATTCGTTCGTTTGTCAGCAAGATGTCCCCGCTAGACAT GAAGGATGGCTTTCTGTCTTTCCAAACTAGCCGGTACAAACTCCATTACTACGAGACTCCCACTGGAATCAAGGTTGTCATGAATACTGACTTGGGTGTGGGCCCTATCCGAGATGTTCTACACCATATCTATAGTGCG CTGTATGTGGAGTTTGTTGTGAAGAATCCTCTGTGCCCTCTGGGACAAACTGTGCAAAGTGAGCTCTTTCGATCCCGGCTAGACTCCTATGTCCGATCTTTGCCCTTCTTCTCTGCTCGGGCTGGCTGA